The Thermanaerovibrio acidaminovorans DSM 6589 genome contains a region encoding:
- a CDS encoding TAXI family TRAP transporter solute-binding subunit, with the protein MKRGRIAVAVALMVCLLGATSALAAGKFITIVTGTTGGTYYPVGTILANHFNSVLGSKGYKWSAQSSGGTAENLEMMRKKEAEMAIAMANLTGFAYTGTVRYEGKRIENLRYVMGLWPDVTQFVVREDAKISTWKDLKGKKVAVGPAASGTEFSSRVILKAVAGLTFDDIVPERVGYTEASQALQNGQIHAFNAEAGVPVGAVSELLAGRTKVKFLEFSDEDLQRLRKEGPYYYRVVVPAGTYPKQDKPLNLAGIKSALIVDKSVPDQVVYDMLKVIYDNKDRMAKEHGAFAKIDYEKPLDGLFGAPLHPGAIKFFMDRGIKIPPRLLP; encoded by the coding sequence ATGAAGCGAGGACGCATTGCGGTAGCCGTGGCGCTCATGGTCTGCCTGTTGGGGGCCACGTCCGCCCTGGCGGCGGGGAAGTTCATTACCATAGTGACCGGCACCACCGGGGGCACCTACTATCCGGTGGGGACCATCCTGGCCAACCACTTCAACTCGGTCTTGGGCTCCAAGGGCTACAAGTGGTCCGCCCAGAGCAGCGGCGGCACCGCGGAGAACCTGGAGATGATGCGCAAGAAGGAGGCGGAGATGGCCATCGCCATGGCGAACCTGACCGGTTTCGCCTACACCGGGACGGTCCGCTACGAGGGCAAGAGGATAGAGAACCTGCGCTACGTGATGGGCCTTTGGCCCGACGTGACCCAGTTCGTGGTCCGGGAGGACGCCAAAATATCCACCTGGAAGGACCTTAAGGGCAAGAAGGTGGCGGTTGGCCCCGCCGCGTCGGGGACCGAGTTCTCCAGCCGGGTGATCCTCAAGGCGGTGGCGGGGCTCACCTTCGACGACATAGTCCCCGAGCGGGTGGGCTACACCGAGGCCTCCCAGGCGCTCCAGAACGGCCAGATCCACGCCTTCAACGCCGAGGCAGGGGTTCCCGTGGGGGCCGTATCGGAGCTCCTGGCGGGCAGGACCAAGGTCAAGTTCCTCGAGTTCTCCGACGAGGACCTGCAGCGCCTTAGGAAGGAGGGCCCCTACTACTACCGGGTGGTGGTGCCCGCGGGGACCTACCCTAAGCAGGACAAGCCCCTCAACCTGGCGGGGATAAAGTCCGCCCTGATCGTGGACAAGAGCGTGCCGGACCAGGTGGTGTACGACATGCTCAAGGTGATCTACGACAACAAGGACAGGATGGCCAAGGAGCACGGGGCCTTCGCCAAGATAGACTACGAGAAGCCCCTGGACGGCCTCTTCGGCGCCCCCCTGCACCCCGGGGCGATAAAGTTCTTCATGGATCGGGGCATCAAGATCCCGCCGAGGCTCCTGCCCTAG
- a CDS encoding TRAP transporter permease has protein sequence MNQILKLLSPFESLPNRSFSGRLKLAVGLYAVAVSLIHCWMNTMGVMMTIKMNALHLGTLMGLTFILCPAMPWSPKDRPSVLDLILAGFSLFSAAYMIVRYDQLLALNMEPSAMDLWLGALMVAVLAEASRRSVGIPLTLLSLAFLGYTRFGPYFPGLFAHRGFNWERILVRMIFTDEGIYGTTLTVSATYVFMFILFGAFLAATRTSEFFNDLALALAGRYRGGPAKVSVIASALMGTISGSAQANVATTGAFTIPLMKKIGYPDYFAGAVEASASTGGILMPPIMGATAFIMSSFLGIPYVKIMLAGFAPAILYFLGIMFMVDLQAKRQGMRGLPPEEVPSLSKTMAERGHMLIPLAFIIYMLVAGYTPLFSAMAGLVAIIVVSSLRPSTRMSLKDALRALEDGAVSSAPVAVSCAIVGFIVGSVGMTGLGQVIALNIMHLSGGMLWASLLLCMVASIVLGMGLPSTACYIVVATIAAPALQGMGVPSLAAHFFAFYYGTLSGVVPPVALTSFTAAGLSGGRPTKVALTGLFLTSSGLILPFFFVYNPVLLLIDFSWVSFLGVFGLTALGILCLSGAFIGTGLTDMGWVERLAFLVAGVVLVYPKGAGLALSLGAFLGAFALHLIMSRRRTVPA, from the coding sequence TTGAACCAGATCCTTAAGCTCCTATCCCCCTTCGAGAGCCTGCCGAACCGGTCCTTCTCCGGCAGGCTCAAGCTGGCGGTGGGCCTCTACGCGGTGGCGGTGTCGCTGATCCACTGTTGGATGAACACCATGGGGGTCATGATGACCATAAAGATGAACGCCCTTCACCTGGGGACCCTCATGGGGCTCACGTTCATCCTGTGCCCCGCCATGCCCTGGTCCCCCAAGGACCGGCCGTCGGTCCTGGACCTGATCCTGGCGGGGTTCTCCCTCTTCTCCGCCGCCTACATGATCGTCCGGTACGATCAGCTCTTGGCCCTCAACATGGAGCCCTCAGCTATGGACCTGTGGCTTGGGGCCCTGATGGTGGCGGTCCTGGCGGAGGCAAGCCGCCGGTCCGTTGGGATCCCCCTTACGTTGCTTAGCCTGGCCTTCCTGGGCTACACCCGGTTCGGCCCCTACTTCCCGGGCCTCTTCGCCCACCGGGGGTTCAACTGGGAGAGGATCCTGGTGCGGATGATCTTCACCGACGAGGGGATCTACGGCACCACCCTGACCGTGTCCGCCACCTACGTTTTCATGTTCATCCTCTTCGGTGCCTTCCTGGCCGCCACCAGGACCAGCGAGTTCTTCAACGACCTGGCGCTGGCGCTGGCGGGCCGTTACCGGGGGGGGCCCGCCAAGGTGTCGGTCATAGCCTCCGCCCTGATGGGCACCATCTCCGGCAGCGCCCAGGCCAACGTGGCCACCACCGGGGCCTTCACCATCCCGCTGATGAAGAAGATAGGCTACCCGGACTACTTCGCCGGGGCTGTCGAGGCCTCCGCCAGCACCGGCGGGATACTCATGCCCCCCATAATGGGGGCCACCGCCTTCATCATGAGCTCCTTCCTTGGGATCCCCTACGTGAAGATAATGCTGGCGGGCTTCGCCCCGGCGATCCTCTACTTCCTGGGGATCATGTTCATGGTGGACCTTCAGGCCAAGCGACAGGGGATGAGGGGGCTGCCCCCCGAGGAGGTGCCCAGCCTTTCGAAGACCATGGCGGAGCGGGGGCACATGCTGATACCCCTGGCGTTCATCATCTACATGCTGGTGGCGGGCTACACCCCGCTGTTCTCCGCCATGGCGGGGCTGGTGGCCATAATCGTGGTCTCCTCCCTCAGGCCCAGCACCCGGATGAGCCTAAAGGACGCCCTCAGGGCACTGGAGGATGGGGCGGTGAGCTCCGCCCCGGTGGCGGTCTCCTGTGCCATCGTGGGCTTCATAGTGGGGTCCGTGGGGATGACCGGGCTAGGACAGGTGATAGCCCTCAACATAATGCACCTCTCCGGTGGCATGCTGTGGGCGTCGCTGCTTCTCTGCATGGTGGCTTCAATCGTCCTGGGAATGGGGCTCCCATCCACCGCCTGCTACATCGTGGTGGCCACCATAGCGGCCCCGGCCCTTCAGGGCATGGGGGTCCCCTCCCTGGCGGCCCACTTCTTCGCCTTCTACTACGGGACCCTGTCGGGGGTGGTGCCCCCGGTGGCGCTCACCAGCTTCACCGCCGCGGGGCTATCGGGGGGGCGTCCCACCAAGGTGGCCCTTACGGGGCTCTTCCTCACCTCCTCGGGGCTCATACTGCCCTTCTTCTTCGTCTACAACCCGGTGCTCCTCCTGATCGACTTCTCTTGGGTGAGCTTCCTCGGAGTCTTCGGCCTCACCGCCCTGGGGATCCTCTGCCTGTCCGGAGCCTTCATAGGCACCGGGCTGACCGACATGGGCTGGGTGGAGAGGCTAGCCTTCCTTGTGGCTGGGGTGGTGCTGGTGTACCCCAAGGGGGCTGGCTTGGCCCTGTCGCTGGGGGCCTTCCTGGGGGCCTTTGCCCTCCACCTGATCATGAGCCGCCGGCGGACCGTCCCGGCGTGA
- a CDS encoding curli production assembly/transport component CsgG, translating to MRTRTLTALLALGLILAMGSPSLAKARIAVLSFQDSSGAGAPAAAIADMMTTELFNTGLFSVVERSRIDQIAMEQRMSAQGLTSPSSAVQMGQLLGAEYLMTGSITQYRYEASGGVIPLPFGGLSGVAVGSETAYVTLDVRLINAATGEVITTARAEGAANQTQGGLAYDSAVFGTGKAGGLLGQATYKAVTKIVEQVKGKVGSSIGVKPFNVLSEMAKVVTIDGGSNHGVQAGQLFMVYGEGAPVLGLKGEILDVEKVNLGLVRITEVNPNYSKGTLIKGIDVRRGDKVIPYTGDVESFRVGIR from the coding sequence ATGAGAACGAGAACCTTGACGGCCCTGCTGGCCCTGGGACTGATCCTGGCCATGGGCTCCCCTTCCCTGGCCAAGGCCAGGATAGCGGTGCTCAGCTTCCAGGACAGCTCCGGCGCCGGGGCCCCCGCGGCGGCCATCGCGGACATGATGACCACCGAGCTCTTCAACACCGGCCTCTTCTCCGTGGTGGAGCGCTCCAGGATAGACCAGATCGCCATGGAGCAGAGGATGTCCGCCCAGGGGCTAACCTCCCCCTCCTCGGCGGTCCAGATGGGCCAGTTGCTGGGAGCGGAGTACCTGATGACCGGGTCCATAACCCAGTACCGCTACGAGGCCTCCGGGGGGGTCATACCCCTGCCGTTCGGGGGCCTCAGCGGAGTAGCGGTCGGATCCGAGACCGCCTACGTGACCCTGGACGTGAGGCTCATCAACGCCGCCACCGGAGAGGTTATAACCACCGCCAGGGCGGAGGGGGCGGCCAATCAGACCCAGGGGGGCCTGGCCTACGACTCCGCGGTCTTCGGCACCGGCAAGGCGGGGGGGCTCCTGGGACAGGCCACCTACAAGGCGGTAACCAAGATAGTCGAGCAGGTGAAGGGCAAGGTGGGGTCCTCCATCGGCGTCAAGCCCTTCAACGTGCTCTCCGAGATGGCCAAGGTGGTCACCATAGACGGGGGGTCCAACCACGGGGTCCAGGCGGGACAGCTCTTCATGGTCTACGGTGAGGGGGCCCCGGTGCTGGGCCTCAAGGGGGAGATCCTGGACGTGGAGAAGGTCAACCTGGGGCTCGTAAGGATCACCGAGGTGAACCCCAACTACTCCAAGGGGACCCTGATCAAGGGCATCGACGTGAGACGGGGTGACAAGGTGATACCCTACACCGGGGACGTGGAGTCCTTCCGGGTGGGCATAAGGTAG
- a CDS encoding 4Fe-4S binding protein translates to MPFEEEEPRMAKAVVDKDTCVGCEACVGVCPTSAISMVDGKAEVNPDACVECGACVATCPVSAISQ, encoded by the coding sequence ATCCCATTCGAAGAGGAGGAACCGAGAATGGCCAAGGCTGTAGTGGACAAGGATACCTGCGTGGGTTGCGAGGCTTGCGTGGGGGTTTGCCCCACCTCCGCCATCTCCATGGTGGACGGCAAGGCGGAGGTTAACCCCGACGCCTGCGTAGAGTGCGGCGCCTGCGTCGCCACCTGCCCGGTGAGCGCCATCTCCCAGTAG
- a CDS encoding bifunctional enoyl-CoA hydratase/phosphate acetyltransferase, translated as MLRSYDQVLDRVRSGGRVTLAVASAEDMEVLRCVAMAREEGICDALLVGDPSKIGPMAKELGLSDLPVIADPDPASAAVTAANEVREGRAQVLMKGLVNTSDFMRGVLNPDKGLRTGSLISHLSVFQIPGEDRLVFHTDGGINIAPDLEAKRGILRNALSALWALGYERPNVAVLCANEQVNPKMQATVDAAALVEEWGRGEFGSCVMEGPIALDVAISPEAAHHKGIESRISGQVDLFLMPNIETGNVAGKSLIYYAKAQMAGLVLGAKAPIVLTSRAETARGKLYSIAMACLVSQGAR; from the coding sequence ATGCTGCGGAGTTACGACCAGGTATTGGATAGGGTTCGTTCCGGTGGCCGGGTGACCCTGGCGGTGGCATCCGCGGAGGACATGGAGGTCTTGCGGTGCGTGGCCATGGCCCGGGAGGAGGGCATATGCGACGCCCTCCTGGTGGGGGATCCGTCCAAGATAGGTCCCATGGCGAAGGAGCTGGGTCTATCGGACCTGCCGGTCATAGCGGATCCGGACCCTGCGTCCGCGGCGGTGACCGCCGCCAACGAGGTCCGAGAGGGGAGGGCCCAGGTGCTGATGAAGGGGCTGGTGAACACCAGCGACTTCATGCGGGGAGTGCTCAACCCCGACAAGGGGCTGAGGACCGGCAGCCTCATAAGCCACCTGTCGGTGTTTCAGATCCCCGGAGAGGATCGGCTGGTCTTCCACACCGACGGGGGGATAAACATAGCCCCGGACCTGGAGGCCAAGCGGGGTATCCTTAGGAACGCCCTTTCGGCCCTGTGGGCCCTGGGCTACGAGAGGCCCAACGTGGCGGTGCTCTGCGCCAACGAGCAGGTGAACCCCAAGATGCAGGCCACCGTGGACGCGGCGGCCCTGGTGGAGGAGTGGGGCCGGGGTGAGTTCGGATCCTGCGTGATGGAGGGGCCCATAGCCCTGGACGTGGCCATATCCCCCGAGGCGGCGCATCACAAGGGGATAGAGAGCCGCATATCCGGCCAGGTGGACCTGTTCCTCATGCCCAACATAGAGACCGGCAACGTGGCGGGCAAGAGCCTCATCTACTACGCCAAGGCCCAGATGGCGGGCCTGGTCCTTGGGGCCAAGGCCCCCATAGTGCTCACCTCCCGGGCGGAGACCGCCCGGGGCAAGCTGTACTCCATAGCCATGGCCTGCCTGGTGTCCCAGGGGGCCCGTTAA
- the iorA gene encoding indolepyruvate ferredoxin oxidoreductase subunit alpha, producing the protein MAGKAILTGNEAIARGAWEAGLHVAAAYPGTPSTEILENMSQYREIYSEWSTNEKVALEVASGASIGGARALAAMKHVGVNVAADPLFTMAYIGVNGGLVLVSADDPGLFSSQNEQDNRWYAPHAKIPMLEPSDSQECKDFMKAAFEISERFDTPVLFRVTTRVCHSKGVVELGERQEVPIREYHRDIRKTLMAPSSAKARHYVVEERLAALRDYSNDCPFNRIEWGPDRRIGVIASGIGYQHAREAFGDQASYLKIGFSHPLPDRLISVFARSVDRVVVVEENEPYIENFVRQLGIDCVGRELLPAVDELSPAVVRRAFVSSEEPKVARPDCPVPGRPPVLCAGCPHRGIFYAMSRIKDKVVTSDIGCYTLGAMEPLNVGDTVICMGASVSAGVGFQKVQQLAGRKGKVFGVIGDSTFFHSGITGLIDSVYNKVPLALVIVDNRITAMTGHQENPGTGRTLMGEETVSLDIEALCVACGVKRENLVVVDPYDYKACEAAVKAAEASEEPFVIITRRPCALIKEVQRARAGVHCVVDHSKCVKCKSCIRPGCPAIAMKDGVIVIDTAQCNGCGLCLQLCPKGAISREGEVNE; encoded by the coding sequence TTGGCAGGTAAGGCGATACTTACGGGCAACGAGGCGATAGCCAGGGGTGCCTGGGAGGCGGGGCTTCACGTGGCGGCCGCATATCCCGGCACTCCCAGCACGGAGATATTGGAGAACATGTCCCAGTATCGGGAGATCTACTCCGAGTGGTCCACCAACGAGAAGGTGGCTCTGGAGGTGGCCAGCGGGGCCTCCATCGGCGGCGCTAGGGCCCTGGCGGCCATGAAGCACGTGGGGGTGAACGTGGCGGCGGACCCGCTCTTCACCATGGCCTACATAGGGGTCAACGGGGGCCTGGTCCTGGTCTCCGCCGACGACCCGGGGCTCTTCAGCTCCCAGAACGAGCAGGACAACCGCTGGTACGCCCCGCACGCCAAGATACCCATGCTGGAGCCCTCGGACAGCCAGGAGTGCAAGGACTTCATGAAGGCCGCCTTCGAGATATCCGAGAGGTTCGACACCCCGGTCCTCTTCCGGGTCACCACCCGGGTCTGTCACAGCAAGGGGGTGGTGGAGCTCGGAGAGCGGCAGGAGGTGCCCATCAGGGAGTACCACCGGGACATCCGTAAGACCCTCATGGCCCCCTCCTCCGCCAAGGCCAGGCACTACGTGGTGGAGGAGCGGCTGGCGGCCCTGAGGGACTACTCCAACGACTGTCCCTTCAACCGGATCGAGTGGGGGCCTGACCGGCGGATAGGGGTCATAGCCAGCGGCATCGGCTACCAGCACGCCCGGGAGGCCTTCGGCGATCAGGCCAGCTACCTCAAGATAGGCTTCTCCCATCCCCTGCCGGATCGGCTCATATCCGTCTTCGCCCGGAGCGTGGACCGGGTGGTGGTGGTGGAGGAGAACGAGCCCTACATCGAGAACTTCGTGAGGCAGCTGGGGATAGACTGCGTGGGCCGGGAGCTGCTGCCTGCGGTGGACGAGCTGTCCCCCGCGGTGGTGAGGCGGGCCTTCGTGTCCTCCGAGGAGCCCAAGGTGGCCAGGCCCGACTGTCCGGTGCCGGGCCGTCCGCCAGTGCTGTGCGCCGGCTGTCCCCATAGGGGCATCTTCTACGCCATGAGCCGGATCAAGGACAAGGTGGTGACCAGCGACATCGGCTGCTACACCTTGGGGGCCATGGAGCCCCTGAACGTGGGGGACACGGTGATCTGCATGGGGGCGTCGGTCTCCGCCGGGGTGGGCTTCCAGAAGGTCCAGCAGCTGGCGGGCCGCAAGGGGAAGGTGTTCGGGGTCATCGGGGACTCCACCTTCTTCCACTCGGGGATAACGGGGCTCATCGACTCGGTGTACAACAAGGTCCCCCTGGCGCTGGTGATCGTGGACAACCGGATAACCGCCATGACGGGACATCAGGAGAACCCCGGGACCGGCCGGACCCTGATGGGGGAGGAGACCGTGAGCCTGGACATCGAGGCCCTGTGCGTGGCCTGCGGGGTCAAGAGGGAGAACCTGGTGGTGGTGGATCCCTACGATTACAAGGCCTGTGAGGCGGCGGTGAAGGCGGCGGAGGCCTCGGAGGAGCCCTTCGTGATAATAACCCGCCGGCCCTGCGCCCTCATAAAGGAGGTCCAGCGAGCCAGGGCTGGGGTGCACTGCGTGGTGGATCACTCCAAGTGCGTCAAGTGCAAGTCCTGCATAAGGCCCGGGTGTCCCGCTATAGCCATGAAGGATGGGGTAATCGTGATAGACACCGCCCAGTGCAACGGTTGCGGCCTGTGTCTCCAGCTCTGCCCCAAGGGGGCCATCTCTAGGGAGGGCGAGGTAAATGAGTAG
- a CDS encoding indolepyruvate oxidoreductase subunit beta: MSRNSTNSILLVGVGGQGTILASKVLSEGLMKMGYDVKMSEIHGMSQRGGSVTTHVRYGEKVYSPVISEGEADILVAFEKLEAARWLSYLKEGGTLVVNDYEIYPVPVLLGKDSYPEGLDEMFRRKVRDLKIFDAGKVAQELGNVKAQNVVLLGALIRSMGLDTIDWSQVLADVVPPRFLELNVKALKAGMEL; encoded by the coding sequence ATGAGTAGGAACTCCACCAATAGCATTCTCCTGGTAGGCGTCGGGGGGCAGGGCACCATACTGGCCTCCAAGGTCCTCTCCGAGGGCCTCATGAAGATGGGCTACGACGTGAAGATGTCGGAGATCCACGGCATGTCCCAGAGGGGGGGCAGCGTTACCACCCACGTGAGGTACGGGGAGAAGGTCTACTCGCCGGTCATCTCCGAGGGGGAGGCGGACATCCTGGTGGCCTTCGAGAAGCTGGAGGCCGCCCGGTGGCTCAGCTACCTCAAGGAGGGGGGCACCCTGGTGGTGAACGACTACGAGATCTACCCGGTGCCGGTTCTCCTGGGCAAGGACTCCTACCCGGAGGGGCTGGACGAGATGTTCCGCCGGAAGGTGAGGGACTTGAAGATCTTCGACGCCGGGAAGGTGGCCCAGGAGCTGGGGAACGTGAAGGCTCAGAACGTGGTGCTACTGGGGGCCCTCATAAGGTCCATGGGGCTGGACACCATAGACTGGTCCCAGGTGCTGGCGGACGTGGTGCCCCCCAGGTTCCTGGAGCTGAACGTGAAGGCCCTGAAGGCGGGGATGGAGCTTTAG
- a CDS encoding sodium-dependent transporter yields the protein MSDGKKREGFSSGLAVFFATLGSAVGLGNIWKFPYLTGVNGGGAFLLVYFICIALVGIPVMTGEFIIGRRGRGNAVGSFRNVTGNPATPWRFVGVLGVLSAYLIMFFYTDVAGWVYFYFFKAATGQLAGITKEQVGPLFKAVVGAGATSLRGAMSPVLWQWIVLALVGSAISLGVRSGIERITKTLMPLLFVLIILCDIRALTLPGAKDGIRFLFNVDFSKLTPSVILAALGLAFFKLSLGMSTMITYGSYFTDDNRLINTAVRVAASDTLVSLLAGLAIFPTVFSFGMEPSAGPGLLFMTIPLVFSQIPLGNLLLAAFFLLTCFAATTAMLSIMEVPIAFMVEELKLKRPLAALLNCIIIGSIGATATLSADGSSYLGGIHILGRTFFDLYDHLSSNIMMPIGGLLTAVFVGYVLKSGIVEEQLSNGGTLNNRGLIAAYRFVLRYITPALLLLVFLSTAGVIRL from the coding sequence TTGTCCGACGGAAAGAAGCGGGAGGGTTTCTCATCCGGGCTGGCGGTCTTCTTCGCCACCCTTGGGTCCGCGGTGGGGCTTGGCAACATATGGAAGTTCCCCTACCTCACTGGAGTCAACGGAGGGGGCGCCTTCCTCCTGGTCTACTTCATATGCATAGCCCTGGTGGGGATCCCGGTCATGACCGGAGAGTTCATAATAGGCCGCAGGGGAAGGGGCAACGCGGTGGGCTCCTTCAGGAACGTGACCGGCAACCCCGCAACCCCCTGGAGGTTCGTGGGGGTCCTGGGGGTCCTGTCCGCCTACCTCATCATGTTCTTCTACACCGACGTGGCGGGCTGGGTCTACTTCTACTTCTTCAAGGCCGCCACCGGACAGCTGGCGGGGATAACCAAGGAGCAGGTGGGTCCCCTCTTCAAGGCGGTGGTGGGCGCCGGCGCCACGTCGCTCCGGGGGGCCATGTCCCCGGTCCTGTGGCAGTGGATCGTGCTGGCCCTGGTTGGTAGCGCCATATCTCTGGGGGTCCGCAGCGGCATAGAGCGGATCACCAAGACCCTCATGCCCCTCCTGTTCGTCCTCATCATCCTATGCGACATAAGGGCCCTCACCCTGCCAGGAGCCAAGGATGGCATCCGCTTCCTGTTCAACGTGGACTTCTCAAAGCTGACCCCTTCGGTCATCCTGGCCGCCCTGGGACTGGCGTTCTTCAAGCTCTCCCTTGGGATGAGCACCATGATCACCTACGGATCCTACTTCACCGACGACAACCGGCTGATCAACACCGCCGTCCGGGTTGCCGCCTCGGACACCCTGGTCTCCCTGCTGGCGGGGCTGGCCATCTTCCCCACGGTCTTCAGCTTCGGCATGGAGCCCTCCGCCGGGCCAGGACTCCTGTTCATGACCATCCCCCTGGTCTTCAGCCAGATACCCCTGGGCAACCTGCTCCTGGCCGCCTTCTTCCTCCTCACCTGCTTCGCCGCCACCACCGCCATGCTCTCCATAATGGAGGTCCCCATCGCCTTCATGGTGGAGGAGCTCAAGCTGAAGCGCCCCCTGGCGGCGCTACTCAACTGCATCATCATCGGCTCCATCGGCGCCACCGCCACCCTATCGGCGGACGGGTCCTCCTACCTCGGGGGCATCCATATTCTGGGCAGGACCTTCTTCGACCTCTACGACCACCTGTCCAGCAACATCATGATGCCCATAGGCGGGCTCCTCACCGCGGTCTTCGTGGGCTACGTGCTCAAGAGCGGGATCGTGGAGGAACAGCTCTCCAACGGAGGCACCCTGAACAACCGGGGGCTCATCGCCGCCTACCGGTTCGTCCTCCGGTACATAACCCCGGCGCTGCTACTGCTGGTCTTCCTGAGCACCGCGGGGGTGATAAGGCTCTAG
- a CDS encoding nitroreductase family protein, translating into MDVREAIRSRRSINFFDPGRRIPEGVLEEVIEEANLAPSSFNLQPWEVVVVKDPEDKRRLRECAFNQPKVEEASAVLIVASDPMAVERHIDRVLKSMVELGYMKAEDVERTRPMPFNLYGEMDSERRRLFAVKNASLFAMSLMIAAMGHGLSTHPMDGFNESKVKEAFGIPGRFVIPMLIAVGYLRDGVTLLPRGLRRPLEEFVHLGRFSPKD; encoded by the coding sequence GTGGACGTGCGGGAGGCGATAAGGTCCAGGCGATCGATAAACTTCTTCGATCCTGGAAGGAGGATACCCGAAGGGGTCCTGGAGGAGGTCATAGAGGAGGCCAACCTGGCCCCGTCATCCTTCAACCTCCAGCCCTGGGAGGTGGTGGTGGTCAAGGACCCGGAGGACAAGAGGCGCCTTCGGGAGTGCGCCTTCAACCAGCCCAAGGTGGAAGAGGCCTCGGCGGTCCTGATCGTGGCGTCGGACCCCATGGCGGTGGAGCGGCACATCGACCGGGTGCTCAAGAGCATGGTGGAGCTGGGCTACATGAAGGCGGAGGACGTGGAGCGCACCCGCCCCATGCCCTTCAACCTCTACGGGGAGATGGACTCGGAGAGGCGGCGCCTCTTCGCGGTCAAGAACGCGTCCCTCTTCGCCATGAGCCTAATGATCGCCGCCATGGGACACGGGCTGTCCACCCACCCCATGGACGGGTTCAACGAATCGAAGGTCAAGGAGGCCTTCGGCATACCTGGCAGGTTCGTGATCCCCATGCTGATAGCGGTGGGATACCTGAGGGACGGGGTTACCCTGTTGCCGAGGGGCCTGAGGCGCCCCCTGGAGGAGTTCGTCCACCTCGGCAGGTTCTCCCCCAAGGACTAA
- a CDS encoding cold-shock protein: protein MATQGTVKWFNATKGYGFITTDEGRDVFCHFSAIKMDGYRTLEEGQRVSLDVEMGPKGEQAANVVKL, encoded by the coding sequence GTGGCTACTCAGGGAACGGTTAAGTGGTTCAACGCGACGAAGGGTTATGGCTTCATCACCACCGACGAGGGCAGGGACGTGTTCTGTCACTTCAGCGCCATCAAGATGGATGGCTACAGGACCCTCGAGGAGGGGCAGCGGGTCTCCCTGGACGTGGAGATGGGTCCCAAGGGCGAGCAGGCTGCCAACGTGGTTAAGCTCTAA
- a CDS encoding CD3072 family TudS-related putative desulfidase, whose translation MLCHCILNANAIVDGEARYPGAMGEFLAPLVAEGTGIIQLPCPESTFLGLRRCPMGVEQYDSPAFRRHCSRILEPFMDQIQDALQNGVQVLGVVGVKGSPSCGVTATCTGRMSPDTRKVVDFAVRYGSAGVFIQVLRRELLARGIDLPMTDVDNGDPSSASWKAAREELTAEAAEAPARGGSNIFVPPLHISSGF comes from the coding sequence GTGCTGTGCCACTGCATACTGAACGCCAACGCCATCGTTGATGGGGAGGCCCGGTACCCGGGGGCCATGGGGGAGTTCCTGGCGCCGCTCGTGGCGGAGGGAACGGGGATCATCCAGCTGCCATGTCCGGAGAGCACCTTCCTTGGCTTGAGGAGATGCCCCATGGGGGTGGAGCAGTACGACAGCCCGGCCTTTCGCCGGCACTGTTCCAGGATACTGGAGCCCTTCATGGACCAGATCCAGGATGCCCTACAGAACGGTGTCCAGGTCCTGGGGGTAGTGGGCGTTAAGGGGAGCCCCAGCTGCGGCGTAACCGCCACCTGCACCGGCCGCATGTCCCCCGATACCCGCAAGGTTGTGGACTTCGCTGTCCGCTATGGCAGTGCCGGGGTCTTCATCCAGGTGCTCCGCCGGGAGCTCTTGGCCCGGGGGATCGACCTGCCGATGACGGATGTTGACAACGGAGATCCAAGCTCCGCCTCGTGGAAGGCCGCCAGGGAAGAGCTGACCGCAGAAGCCGCTGAGGCCCCGGCGCGCGGAGGGTCAAATATATTTGTCCCTCCGCTTCATATCTCCAGTGGATTTTAA